A genomic segment from Fluviispira vulneris encodes:
- a CDS encoding methyl-accepting chemotaxis protein: MLNNLSIKKKMIYWNIFILILFSISLIFIGNDSINRLMNEKRTQIKNLSDSFASVIFEYVKLEKDGKISHDEAVSKVKMILNAARYDGDNYYFVGDYDRRQIVNPKRPKDDGVIQNSPQYHKFVEISLKNNGPEFLSYYTSKPGFTGEFPKLTYLVPIPEWKWYIGTGIYIDDVDRQKSKNIMVIGIITFIITIFLMFGGVKIANFISVPLSLLTNLLKKSSLKMNEESTQLTKMSEEVGKSSREQASSIQETAAAISEVTSMISRTSTLTLNSENLSKTINIQTELGNRAVKDMVESMESIQEASKKLTEIEAIITQIENKAVVINDIVTKTELLSLNASIESARAGEYGKGFAVVAEEVGNLAKTSGKSSKEISELLEKSRENVKNILELTLSRVSEGQHKTEEVSNIFNKIIKDVNDIQIQMSQISEATREQEIGLKQISEAMTKIDISAINNLKSAEKSVLSSSKILEISHDLKSITSKTEDIVFGEKKA; encoded by the coding sequence ATGTTAAATAATTTAAGTATTAAGAAAAAAATGATTTATTGGAATATTTTTATATTAATTCTATTTTCAATATCACTAATATTTATAGGAAATGATTCCATAAATCGACTCATGAATGAAAAGCGTACTCAAATTAAAAATCTTAGCGATTCTTTTGCTTCTGTAATTTTTGAGTACGTAAAGCTAGAAAAAGACGGTAAAATATCGCATGATGAGGCCGTATCAAAAGTCAAAATGATATTAAATGCTGCAAGATATGATGGAGATAATTATTATTTTGTAGGTGACTATGATAGAAGACAGATTGTAAATCCTAAGCGCCCTAAAGATGATGGAGTTATTCAAAATTCACCCCAGTATCATAAATTTGTTGAAATCTCATTAAAAAATAATGGCCCAGAATTTTTATCTTATTATACTTCAAAGCCTGGTTTCACAGGAGAATTTCCAAAACTTACTTATTTAGTCCCAATCCCTGAATGGAAATGGTACATTGGAACTGGTATTTATATAGACGATGTGGATAGACAAAAGTCTAAGAACATTATGGTAATTGGTATAATTACTTTCATTATTACCATTTTTTTAATGTTCGGAGGAGTTAAAATTGCTAATTTCATTTCAGTGCCATTATCTTTGCTCACAAATCTACTGAAAAAATCATCATTAAAAATGAATGAAGAATCAACTCAATTAACAAAAATGAGTGAGGAAGTTGGAAAGTCCTCAAGAGAACAAGCAAGCTCAATTCAGGAAACGGCTGCAGCAATTTCTGAAGTAACAAGTATGATTTCAAGAACTTCTACCCTCACATTGAACTCGGAAAACTTATCAAAGACAATAAATATTCAAACTGAATTAGGAAATCGGGCAGTAAAAGACATGGTTGAGTCAATGGAATCAATTCAAGAAGCGAGTAAAAAACTCACAGAAATTGAGGCAATAATTACGCAAATTGAAAATAAAGCTGTTGTTATAAATGATATTGTTACAAAAACAGAATTACTTTCATTGAATGCATCTATTGAATCAGCAAGAGCTGGAGAATATGGTAAAGGATTTGCTGTTGTAGCTGAAGAAGTAGGTAATTTAGCTAAAACGAGTGGAAAATCGTCAAAAGAAATCAGCGAACTTCTTGAAAAAAGTAGAGAGAATGTTAAAAATATTCTAGAATTAACTTTGTCTAGAGTATCTGAAGGACAGCATAAAACTGAAGAAGTATCAAACATATTTAATAAAATTATAAAAGATGTAAATGATATTCAAATTCAAATGAGCCAGATCTCAGAAGCGACCAGAGAACAGGAAATTGGTCTAAAACAAATTTCAGAAGCAATGACAAAAATTGATATTTCAGCTATAAATAATTTGAAAAGCGCTGAAAAATCTGTACTTTCTTCATCTAAAATATTAGAGATAAGCCATGATTTGAAATCCATCACTTCTAAAACGGAAGATATTGTTTTTGGAGAAAAGAAAGCATAA
- a CDS encoding TniB family NTP-binding protein, translating to MIEVNFNNAFSLEHLIPQMRKIVLLPNEERIAHIRADRWIGYSKAQEAISKLQKLIDHPKRQRMPNLLIVSPTNNGKSMIIEKFKRMHKIISCENIPKEIIPIVALQMPSDPTIARFYSMLLYNLGAPVTMKCKVADLEHVALKLLKQLSTRMIIIDELHNILAGRINVQREFLNLIRFIGNELQIPIVCLGIREAYLAIRTDDQLENRFEPHILPLWEDDREFSSLLMSVTSTLPLKLPSFLLEKEIRQYILRKTEATIGEIISLISRTAILAIESGQENIDLKLLMQADYDSPTERRNKFERELQ from the coding sequence ATGATTGAAGTGAATTTTAATAATGCTTTTTCCCTCGAACATCTAATACCGCAAATGAGGAAAATAGTTTTATTACCTAATGAAGAACGCATTGCGCATATTCGTGCAGATAGATGGATTGGTTATTCAAAAGCGCAAGAAGCTATTTCCAAACTTCAAAAACTTATTGATCATCCTAAACGCCAAAGGATGCCAAACCTCCTCATTGTTAGTCCTACAAATAATGGAAAATCAATGATTATCGAAAAGTTTAAACGCATGCATAAAATAATTTCTTGCGAAAATATCCCTAAAGAAATTATCCCAATCGTAGCACTACAAATGCCAAGTGATCCTACAATAGCAAGATTTTATTCCATGCTTCTCTATAATCTAGGTGCTCCTGTCACTATGAAATGTAAAGTAGCAGATTTAGAACATGTCGCCTTAAAATTATTGAAGCAATTGTCCACCCGAATGATCATCATTGACGAACTTCATAATATCCTTGCTGGTAGGATAAATGTCCAAAGGGAATTCCTTAACCTAATCCGTTTTATTGGAAATGAACTTCAAATCCCTATTGTCTGCCTTGGGATTAGAGAGGCCTATCTTGCTATACGTACAGATGATCAACTCGAAAACCGCTTTGAACCACACATTTTACCATTGTGGGAAGATGATAGGGAGTTTTCAAGCTTACTTATGAGTGTTACATCTACTTTACCATTAAAACTTCCTTCGTTTTTATTAGAAAAAGAAATACGTCAATATATTTTAAGGAAAACGGAAGCCACCATAGGAGAAATTATTTCTCTAATTTCTAGAACCGCTATTCTCGCAATTGAAAGTGGCCAAGAAAATATCGATTTAAAATTATTAATGCAAGCGGATTATGACTCCCCAACGGAAAGACGGAATAAATTTGAACGTGAGTTGCAATAA
- a CDS encoding Mu transposase C-terminal domain-containing protein encodes MENQDITEENESSGTSSLEIEPVRLSEPAWEEARRRAEVIQSLLKIAKISEKKRQSAANELGISKRTLSRLIERYKVSGKLLSSLAPRSPNGGIGKPRINENVESIIHKVVRELYLDKQKRKISMVVQEVRRRCVEANIPPPGQNTVRRRISKISLEKVFEKRSGKFAAHPFTANHGPAITAQYPLEIFMIDHTKVDVIVVDEQQRLPIGRPWLTLAIDVFSRCIAGFYLSFESPSAVSVGMCLTHAIFDKTDLLNKFNIQHSWPLKGKPEKIVVDQGSEFKSEALRKGCEQHGISIHWRKVGYPHLNGVIERVIGTFMKEIHEIPGTTFSNTSERGNYDSNKMAILTMPELEKWLTHAIVGKYHLEIHSSLMETPLSLFRRGIENRNKDINLVQNQKAFLIDFLPIERRTLQRHGFVIEHIFYFSNALIPWISSGNMNEKFIIRRDPRNLSRIFVLHPKESQYLEIPYRNIARPVITLWEHRESLRRLKERGLRHFDETLIFRTLLEMKEIIKNAKKETQSARKKRVKNENAKKSTLDIKSNKNNDNLNINELQDFEIDSIKPFEDIEDWS; translated from the coding sequence ATGGAAAATCAGGACATTACCGAAGAAAATGAAAGTTCTGGGACATCTTCTTTGGAAATTGAGCCAGTAAGATTGTCAGAACCAGCTTGGGAAGAAGCCCGCCGCAGAGCAGAAGTCATTCAATCCCTTTTAAAGATAGCAAAAATTTCTGAAAAAAAAAGACAATCAGCAGCAAATGAACTTGGCATTTCGAAACGCACATTATCAAGATTAATTGAACGCTATAAAGTATCAGGAAAGCTTTTAAGCTCTCTTGCGCCTCGCTCTCCGAATGGGGGAATAGGTAAGCCTAGGATAAATGAAAATGTTGAATCAATTATCCATAAAGTGGTTAGAGAGCTTTATTTGGATAAACAAAAAAGAAAAATATCTATGGTTGTGCAAGAAGTTCGAAGGCGATGCGTAGAAGCAAATATTCCGCCTCCAGGGCAAAATACTGTTCGTAGGAGAATCTCGAAAATCTCACTGGAAAAAGTGTTTGAAAAAAGATCTGGAAAATTTGCGGCTCATCCATTTACTGCAAACCATGGCCCAGCTATTACTGCCCAATATCCTCTTGAAATATTCATGATAGACCACACAAAAGTAGATGTTATAGTCGTGGATGAGCAACAACGCCTCCCAATTGGAAGACCTTGGCTTACATTAGCAATAGATGTCTTTAGTAGATGTATTGCTGGTTTTTACTTAAGTTTTGAAAGTCCATCAGCAGTATCTGTTGGCATGTGTTTAACACATGCCATATTTGATAAAACGGATCTCCTTAATAAATTTAATATCCAACATAGCTGGCCACTAAAAGGAAAACCAGAAAAAATCGTAGTGGATCAAGGTAGCGAATTTAAAAGCGAAGCATTGCGTAAAGGATGTGAACAACACGGCATTTCAATTCATTGGAGGAAAGTTGGCTATCCCCATCTCAATGGGGTTATTGAACGTGTTATTGGTACTTTCATGAAAGAAATACATGAAATTCCTGGCACCACATTTTCAAATACATCCGAGCGTGGAAATTACGACTCAAATAAAATGGCTATTCTCACAATGCCTGAACTAGAAAAATGGCTTACCCATGCAATTGTAGGAAAGTATCATCTTGAAATTCATTCTTCACTTATGGAAACTCCACTTTCTTTATTCCGTCGTGGAATAGAAAATAGGAATAAAGATATAAATTTAGTGCAAAACCAAAAGGCTTTTTTAATCGACTTTTTGCCTATTGAAAGAAGAACTCTCCAACGGCATGGATTTGTTATTGAGCATATCTTTTATTTTTCAAATGCTTTAATACCTTGGATTTCATCTGGTAATATGAATGAAAAGTTTATTATCCGTAGAGATCCACGTAATTTAAGCAGAATATTTGTGCTTCATCCAAAAGAGTCCCAATATTTAGAAATCCCATATAGGAATATTGCCCGACCTGTCATTACCCTTTGGGAACATCGAGAATCATTGCGAAGACTTAAAGAAAGAGGATTACGTCATTTTGATGAGACTTTAATTTTCAGGACTCTTTTGGAAATGAAAGAAATTATTAAAAATGCTAAGAAAGAAACGCAATCTGCAAGAAAAAAACGTGTAAAAAATGAAAATGCAAAAAAAAGTACATTAGATATAAAAAGCAATAAAAACAATGATAATTTAAATATAAATGAATTGCAAGACTTCGAAATAGATTCCATCAAACCATTTGAAGACATTGAGGATTGGTCATGA
- a CDS encoding TniQ family protein: MAKRFPIWPRPYKLEALSSWIMRIADYYRIDVDTLFEIGFLIKKPISWWDIDVSPSPELLNKISINTGLSLKYLIEMTVAGISPWVIDSVKPVYDFEFTQLTAPFCILNRNLPYINMNSNSKKSLLPWIPNVPWKSTRINRFCPICIENKDLDLPRLLIWRTALVSSCLRHDCLLVETSDKPWDQLAWKENIINTKYLHTWLDGVTLKAIETGYARLGKEEIHVNIWVRFLRSLFHELTIKSRDYKDQECIKRIWQYAGIQKPKSKVFELLEIKDRANVIKCAAYLLQDFPNQILSFMPKSRNLNQIFIPNFISKYIGSNEIYYDLFVKNKEHSNNITSNIKNGENFLPAAMLFNSLIQKIIDKNKNVIHKRTIKCAESSLNYYKNKQVINNKLSEESLSNNM, from the coding sequence ATGGCAAAAAGATTCCCAATATGGCCTCGTCCCTATAAATTAGAAGCATTAAGCTCATGGATTATGAGGATAGCTGATTATTATAGGATTGATGTTGATACTTTATTTGAAATTGGATTCTTGATCAAAAAACCAATTTCTTGGTGGGATATTGATGTTTCTCCTAGTCCTGAATTATTAAATAAAATTTCAATTAATACAGGGTTATCTTTGAAATATTTAATTGAAATGACTGTTGCAGGGATTTCTCCTTGGGTGATTGATTCAGTTAAACCTGTTTATGATTTTGAATTTACACAACTCACAGCTCCATTTTGTATTTTAAATCGCAATTTGCCTTATATCAATATGAATTCAAATTCTAAAAAATCATTGCTTCCCTGGATACCAAATGTTCCATGGAAATCAACCCGTATAAACCGCTTTTGTCCAATATGCATAGAAAATAAAGATTTGGATCTACCAAGATTGCTCATATGGAGGACAGCATTAGTGTCATCTTGCTTACGGCATGACTGCTTACTTGTTGAGACGAGTGATAAACCTTGGGATCAATTAGCTTGGAAAGAAAATATCATAAATACAAAATATTTACACACTTGGCTTGATGGTGTCACTCTCAAAGCTATTGAAACAGGTTATGCAAGACTTGGGAAAGAAGAAATTCATGTGAACATTTGGGTTCGGTTCTTAAGAAGCCTTTTCCATGAACTTACAATTAAAAGCAGGGATTATAAAGATCAAGAATGCATAAAAAGAATTTGGCAATATGCTGGTATCCAGAAACCAAAGAGCAAAGTATTTGAACTTTTAGAGATAAAAGATAGGGCTAATGTAATAAAATGCGCTGCATATTTATTACAAGATTTTCCAAACCAAATACTTTCTTTTATGCCAAAGAGTAGGAATTTAAATCAAATTTTTATTCCCAATTTCATTTCTAAATATATCGGCTCAAATGAAATCTATTATGATCTCTTCGTTAAAAATAAAGAACATTCAAATAATATAACAAGCAATATTAAAAACGGGGAAAACTTTCTACCAGCCGCAATGTTATTTAATTCTTTAATTCAAAAAATCATCGATAAAAACAAAAATGTGATTCATAAAAGAACAATAAAATGCGCAGAATCATCATTAAATTATTATAAAAATAAACAAGTAATTAACAATAAATTATCAGAGGAATCGTTAAGCAACAATATGTAA
- a CDS encoding MCP four helix bundle domain-containing protein: MSKKSLSYKLNISIVILLTLILAAALYTIFMINKTQSYALETGESWLPSVLSTSEMSEGVSKYARRILGLLSTSLINTGDEDKKTKAEDIKALDKYGQNIEANLEKHKKLVSSPEEQALLDDVFTKWKIYDNAAREGLDINQQGKKQKL; encoded by the coding sequence ATGTCTAAGAAAAGTTTGTCATATAAATTAAATATATCAATAGTAATTTTATTAACACTCATCTTAGCAGCTGCACTATATACTATATTTATGATCAATAAAACTCAATCTTACGCTCTCGAAACAGGAGAAAGCTGGTTGCCTAGTGTTTTATCTACAAGTGAAATGAGTGAAGGGGTTAGTAAATATGCAAGAAGAATCCTTGGATTATTAAGCACTTCTTTGATAAATACTGGTGATGAAGATAAAAAAACTAAAGCTGAAGATATAAAAGCTTTAGATAAATATGGACAAAATATTGAGGCCAATCTTGAAAAACATAAGAAACTAGTAAGCAGTCCTGAAGAACAAGCTCTTTTAGATGATGTTTTTACAAAATGGAAAATTTACGATAACGCTGCTAGGGAAGGGCTTGATATTAATCAACAAGGAAAAAAGCAGAAGCTTTAA